One Arvicanthis niloticus isolate mArvNil1 chromosome 13, mArvNil1.pat.X, whole genome shotgun sequence genomic window carries:
- the Arc gene encoding activity-regulated cytoskeleton-associated protein, with amino-acid sequence MELDHMTTGGLHAYPAPRGGPAAKPNVILQIGKCRAEMLEHVRRTHRHLLTEVSKQVERELKGLHRSVGKLENNLDGYVPTGDSQRWKKSIKACLCRCQETIANLERWVKREMHVWREVFYRLERWADRLESMGGKYPVGSEPARHTVSVGVGGPEPYCQEADGYDYTVSPYAITPPPAAGELPEQESVEAQQYQSWGPGEDGQPSPGVDTQIFEDPREFLSHLEEYLRQVGGSEEYWLSQIQNHMNGPAKKWWEFKQGSVKNWVEFKKEFLQYSEGTLSREAIQRELDLPQKQGEPLDQFLWRKRDLYQTLYVDAEEEEIIQYVVGTLQPKLKRFLRHPLPKTLEQLIQRGMEVQDGLEQAADPSGTPLPTEDETEALTPALTSESVASDRTQPE; translated from the coding sequence ATGGAGCTGGACCATATGACGACCGGCGGCCTCCACGCCTACCCTGCCCCGCGGGGTGGGCCGGCCGCCAAACCCAATGTGATCCTGCAGATTGGTAAGTGCCGAGCTGAGATGCTGGAGCACGTACGGAGGACCCACCGGCATCTGTTGACCGAAGTGTCCAAGCAGGTGGAGCGAGAGCTGAAAGGGTTGCACAGGTCGGTGGGCAAGCTGGAGAACAACTTGGACGGCTATGTGCCAACCGGCGACTCACAGCGCTGGAAGAAGTCCATCAAGGCCTGTCTTTGCCGCTGCCAGGAGACCATCGCCAACCTGGAGCGCTGGGTCAAGCGTGAGATGCACGTGTGGAGGGAGGTCTTCTACCGTCTGGAGAGGTGGGCCGACCGCCTGGAGTCCATGGGCGGCAAGTACCCAGTGGGCAGCGAGCCGGCCCGCCACACTGTCTCTGTAGGTGTGGGGGGTCCAGAGCCCTACTGCCAGGAAGCTGATGGCTATGACTATACTGTTAGCCCCTATGCCATCACCCCGCCACCTGCCGCAGGAGAGCTGCCTGAACAGGAGTCAGTTGAGGCTCAGCAATACCAGTCTTGGGGGCCAGGTGAGGATGGGCAACCAAGCCCTGGTGTGGATACACAAATCTTTGAGGACCCACGGGAGTTCCTGAGCCACCTGGAAGAGTACCTGCGGCAGGTGGGTGGCTCTGAAGAATATTGGCTATCCCAGATCCAGAACCACATGAATGGGCCAGCCAAGAAGTGGTGGGAGTTCAAGCAGGGCTCGGTGAAGAACTGGGTGGAGTTCAAGAAGGAGTTTCTGCAGTACAGTGAGGGTACACTGTCCCGTGAAGCCATTCAGCGGGAGCTGGACCTGCCGCAGAAGCAGGGCGAGCCACTTGACCAGTTCCTCTGGCGCAAGCGGGACCTGTACCAGACACTGTATGTGGACGCTGAGGAGGAGGAGATCATCCAGTATGTGGTGGGCACCCTGCAGCCCAAGCTCAAGCGTTTTCTGCGCCACCCACTCCCCAAGACCCTGGAGCAGCTCATCCAGAGGGGCATGGAAGTGCAGGACGGCCTGGAGCAGGCAGCTGATCCTTCTGGCACCCCACTGCCCACAGAGGATGAGACTGAGGCACTCACACCTGCTCTTACCAGCGAGTCAGTAGCCAGTGACAGGACCCAGCCTGAATAG
- the Jrk gene encoding jerky protein homolog translates to MASKQAAAKGKGEKRKRVVLTLKEKIDICTRLERGESRKALMQEYNVGMSTLYDIKAHKAQLLRFFASSDSRQALEQRRTLHTPKLEHLDRVLYEWFLVKRAEGIPVSGPMLIEKAKDFYKQMRLTEPCVFSGGWLWRFKARHGIKKLDASSEKQVADHQAAEQFCGFFRSLAAEHGLSPEQVYSADETGLVWRCLPNSSPDGGTVPHFKQGKDRLTVLMCANATGSHRIKPLAIGKGGGPRAFRGIQHLPIAYKAQGNAWVDKEIFSDWFHHIFVPSVREHFRTIGLPEDSKAILLLDHSRAHPQESELVSENVFTIFLPSSVTSLLQPTEQGIRRAFMRLFINPPVALQGFPTRHNMNDAIVNVACAWNAVPSQVFRRAWRKLWPTVTFTEGSSEEEAECCTIKPHKTYTHILELVKEGPSCSGSRLQDSRVEERVLAGRDIDEAPAVVAPSQATGCAEKPEKDAGEDEEAAWEQAATSFEALVRFAEQQPCFSMQEVGQLQALHTVFRRQQQLRQPRVALRAVIKLEALQEHPGVCMATTHSTLPCSSTAGDN, encoded by the coding sequence ATGGCCTCCAAGCAGGCTGCAGCCAAGGGCAAGGGGGAGAAGCGGAAGCGAGTGGTGCTGACCCTGAAGGAAAAGATTGACATCTGTACTCGGCTGGAACGTGGAGAGAGTAGGAAGGCACTGATGCAGGAGTACAATGTGGGCATGTCCACCCTGTATGACATCAAAGCCCACAAGGCCCAGCTGCTCAGGTTCTTCGCCAGCTCAGACTCTCGCCAGGCGCTGGAACAGCGGCGTACCCTGCATACCCCAAAGCTGGAGCACCTGGACCGGGTGCTCTATGAGTGGTTCCTGGTAAAGCGTGCTGAGGGCATCCCTGTGTCAGGCCCTATGCTCATCGAAAAGGCCAAGGACTTCTACAAGCAGATGCGGCTGACAGAGCCCTGTGTGTTCTCTGGAGGGTGGCTTTGGCGCTTCAAGGCCAGGCATGGCATTAAAAAGCTAGATGCCTCTAGTGAGAAGCAGGTGGCTGACCACCAAGCTGCCGAGCAGTTCTGTGGCTTTTTCAGGAGCCTCGCAGCTGAGCATGGGCTGTCTCCTGAGCAAGTGTACAGCGCTGATGAGACTGGTCTTGTCTGGCGATGCTTGCCAAATTCTAGCCCGGATGGTGGGACTGTGCCCCACTTCAAACAGGGCAAGGACAGGCTGACTGTCTTGATGTGTGCCAATGCCACAGGCTCCCACAGAATCAAGCCTTTGGCCATTGGGAAGGGTGGCGGCCCTAGAGCCTTCAGAGGCATCCAGCACCTGCCTATTGCTTACAAGGCCCAGGGTAATGCCTGGGTAGACAAGGAGATTTTCTCAGACTGGTTCCATCATATATTTGTCCCCTCAGTGAGAGAGCACTTTAGAACCATAGGCTTACCAGAAGACAGCAAGGCAATTCTCTTGCTGGACCATTCCCGGGCCCACCCACAGGAGTCTGAGCTGGTGTCAGAGAACGTCTTCACTATCTTCCTGCCCTCCAGTGTGACCTCCTTACTGCAGCCCACAGAGCAAGGCATTCGCAGAGCCTTCATGAGGCTCTTTATTAACCCTCCTGTGGCCTTACAGGGCTTCCCCACCCGCCACAACATGAATGACGCCATAGTCAACGTGGCCTGTGCCTGGAATGCTGTACCTAGCCAGGTCTTTAGGCGGGCCTGGAGGAAACTGTGGCCAACTGTCACATTCACTGAAGGCTCctctgaggaggaggcagagtgCTGTACCATCAAACCTCACAAGACTTACACACACATCCTTGAGCTTGTAAAAGAAGGGCCCTCCTGTTCTGGCAGCAGGCTTCAGGACAGCAGGGTTGAAGAGCGGGTTCTGGCAGGGAGGGACATAGATGAGGCCCCTGCTGTCGTGGCACCGTCCCAGGCCACTGGGTGTGCAGAAAAGCCAGAgaaagatgctggtgaggatgaggaGGCAGCCTGGGAGCAGGCAGCCACATCCTTCGAGGCACTTGTGCGCTTTGCAGAGCAGCAACCGTGTTTCAGCATGCAAGAGGTGGGGCAGCTGCAGGCACTACACACAGTGTTCAGGAGACAGCAGCAGCTGAGGCAGCCCCGTGTGGCTCTCAGGGCTGTGATCAAACTCGAGGCCCTTCAGGAGCACCCTGGTGTGTGCATGGCCACAACCCACTCTACTTTGCCTTGCTCATCCACAGCAGGTGACAACTAA